The following are from one region of the Oryzias melastigma strain HK-1 linkage group LG22, ASM292280v2, whole genome shotgun sequence genome:
- the LOC112149712 gene encoding delta-like protein 4, which produces MANWFTSTLVIVMPLFTQVLGSSVFEIDLHHFQNTKGLLANGRRCSMAGCRTYFKVCLKNYQKVVSPGKCIFGQATTPVLGTDSFSIPQETRLRMPLNFTWPGDFSLVVEAWHSPAAEQPEDNTKSEFLISSFAVQKKLGIGPEWAEDVQGGTQTELRYSYRIICNENYYGDTCSKICAPRDDRFGHYTCKPDGQIACLPGWKGEYCQEPICLEGCNESNGTCKQPGECDCRDGWQGLFCDVCQLHPACKHGTCKEPWQCTCKEGWGGIYCDEDLNYCTHHKPCVNGATCMNTGQGSYTCACLPGFTGVDCELEVHECDSRPCYNGGRCLESENGYRCVCANGFEGPQCEHRMLTCADKPCFHGGKCRERGSGQKYLCECPAGYTGLNCEKKVDKCTSLQCTNGGHCVVQGNIRMCSCRSGFTGIRCEINIDECASNPCANGSTCMDRINDYSCTCPPGYVGRHCDRPMNRCASQPCLNGGTCTIGPKGKATCLCPAYYTGPHCEASDHSSSNTPSSNTGIEYSEKLNLAAISFGVGLVAFLLLLCIVVVVLRHKKKQRSAEEQDSETMNNLSKADFQKENLISTIDLKNTNKKVDLEVDCPAEKCNHKYINHYHLDYKSSSGYKEEVSLLDKDENCEKILEDKNQLSRMYSERPECRLSTICSSRDSVYQSVFVIAEEKNECVIATEV; this is translated from the exons aTGGCCAATTGGTTCACCTCTACCCTCGTAATAGTTATGCCATTATTTACTCAG GTTTTGGGATCAAGTGTGTTCGAGATAGATCTCcatcattttcaaaatacaaaaggtTTGCTGGCGAATGGACGTAGGTGCAGCATGGCCGGCTGCAGAACTTATTTTAAGGTTTGTTTGAAGAACTACCAGAAAGTGGTGTCCCCTGGGAAGTGTATTTTTGGCCAAGCCACCACACCTGTTCTGGGAACAGACTCGTTCAGCATCCCGCAAGAAACCCGGCTGCGTATGCCGCTCAACTTCACCTGGCCG GGTGATTTCTCGTTAGTTGTTGAAGCCTGGCATTCTCCTGCAGCGGAGCAGCCTGAAG ATAACACCAAATCAGAATTCTTGATTAGTTCTTTTGCCGTCCAGAAAAAGTTGGGAATAGGGCCTGAGTGGGCCGAGGACGTGCAGGGCGGGACGCAGACGGAGCTAAGGTACTCATACCGGATCATCTGCAATGAAAATTACTACGGGGACACTTGTTCCAAAATATGTGCTCCAAGAGACGACCGTTTTGGCCACTACACCTGCAAGCCGGACGGGCAAATAGCCTGTCTGCCGGGATGGAAGGGAGAATACTGCCAAGAAC caatcTGTCTTGAAGGCTGCAATGAAAGTAATGGAACCTGCAAACAACCAGGAGAGTGCGA TTGCAGAGACGGCTGGCAGGGACTCTTTTGTGATGTGTGTCAACTCCATCCGGCCTGTAAACATGGTACCTGTAAAGAACCGTGGCAGTGCACCTGCAAAGAAGGCTGGGGGGGTATCTATTGTGATGAAG ATCTAAACTATTGCACCCATCACAAGCCCTGTGTCAATGGGGCCACGTGCATGAACACTGGCCAGGGCAGCTACACCTGCGCGTGCCTACCGGGCTTCACTGGTGTTGACTGTGAGCTAGAGGTCCATGAGTGTGACAGCAGGCCTTGTTACAACGGAGGCCGCTGCCTG GAATCTGAGAACGGCTATAGGTGTGTGTGCGCCAACGGGTTTGAAGGGCCACAATGTGAACACAGGATGCTGACGTGTGCAGACAAACCGTGCTTCCATGGAGGCAAGTGCAGAGAGAGGGGCAGCGGGCAGAAATACCTATGTGAGTGTCCAGCTGGATACACTGGACTCAACTGTGAGAAGAAAGTGGATAAGTGCACCTCACTGCAATGCACCAATG GTGGGCACTGCGTGGTCCAGGGTAACATCAGAATGTGTAGCTGCCGGTCGGGCTTCACGGGGATTCGCTGTGAGATCAACATTGACGAGTGCGCCAGCAACCCGTGTGCAAACGGCTCCACCTGCATGGACCGGATTAACGACTACTCCTGCACTTGCCCTCCAGGCTACGTGGGCCGGCACTGCGACAGGCCCATGAACCGCTGTGCCTCTCAGCCATGCCTCAATGGAGGAACCTGCACGATCGGACCTAAGGGCAAGGCCACATGCCTCTGCCCAGCCTACTACACTGGTCCCCATTGTGAGGCGAGCGACCATTCCTCATCCAACACTCCCAGCTCCAACACCGGCATAGAATACAGTGAAAAGCTGAACTTGGCTGCCATCAGCTTTGGCGTGGGGTTGGTGGCGTTTCTTTTGCTCCTCTGCATAGTAGTGGTGGTTCTGCGGCACAAGAAGAAGCAGAGGAGCGCCGAGGAGCAGGACTCTGAGACAATGAACAACCTCTCCAAGGCGGACTTTCAGAAGGAGAACCTCATCTCTACCATCGACCTGAAAAACACGAACAAGAAGGTCGACCTGGAGGTGGACTGCCCCGCGGAAAAATGCAATCATAAATACATCAACCACTATCACCTGGACTATAAATCCTCCTCGGGATACAAGGAAGAAGTGTCCCTGTTGGACAAAGATGAAAACTGTGAAAAGATATTAGAAGACAAAAACCAATTGAGTAGAATGTACAG CGAAAGGCCAGAGTGTCGACTATCAACAATATGCTCCTCCAGAGATTCAGTCTACCAGTCTGTCTTTGTAATAGCAGAGGAGAAAAATGAATGCGTCATCGCAACTGAG GTATAA
- the LOC112146046 gene encoding glutathione-specific gamma-glutamylcyclotransferase 1, with protein MSAMRTRESKHEKGSLWIFGYGSLVWKPGFRFKKSKVGYIKGYKRRFWHGDDFHRGDKEKPGRVVTLVADHEACTWGVAYEVSESQIEETLQYLNIREVVFGGYHTEMVEFISKEDNQDTLLALVYIATSDNPIYLGPASDKEIAAQISICSGNTGHNAEYLQRLVEFMRLYCPDVEDEHLFSIEAAVINIFRECGRQTL; from the exons atGAGCGCCATGAGGACTCGGGAGAGTAAACATGAGAAGGGAAGCTTGTGGATTTTTGGATATGGATCATTAGTGTGGAAACCGGGATTTAGGTTTAAGAAGAGCAAAGTTGGCTACATTAAAGGATACAAGAGGCGCTTCTGGCATGGAGATGATTTTCATCGAGGGGACAAAGAAAAG CCTGGCAGAGTTGTCACACTAGTTGCTGATCATGAG GCTTGCACATGGGGTGTTGCCTATGAAGTGAGCGAATCCCAGATTGAAGAAACGCTCCAGTATCTGAACATCAGAGAGGTGGTGTTTGGGGGCTACCACACAGAGATGGTGGAGTTCATCTCCAAAGAGGACAATCAGGACACCCTGCTGGCCCTCGTCTACATTGCCACCTCCGACAACCCCATTTACCTCGGCCCGGCCTCGGACAAGGAGATTGCAGCCCAGATTTCCATTTGCAGCGGCAACACGGGTCACAACGCTGAATATTTGCAGCGGCTGGTGGAATTCATGAGGCTTTACTGTCCTGATGTGGAGGACGAGCACCTTTTCTCTATAGAAGCTGCTGTGATTAATATTTTCCGTGAATGTGGACGTCAAACTCTTTAG
- the LOC112148993 gene encoding rho-related GTP-binding protein RhoU produces MMAQICQGIDKPSRPREELSLMLVGDGAVGKTTMIISYIFNGYNSEYKQTAFDVFTGLIHVNGVPIRLKLIDTAGQEEFGHLRSLCFPHVDVFILCFSLVNPRSFANISSKWIPQIRTANRTSPIVLVGSQSDLCHNVGILIHLDHQRTRPVSSKKAKRLAHRIRAHSFIECSALTQHNLKDVFDHAVYAAFEQKDSKSRKFSLVRRLKSFLDSIGGK; encoded by the exons ATGATGGCACAGATTTGTCAGGGAATCGATAAACCAAGCAGACCGAGAGAGGAGCTGAGCCTCATGCTGGTTGGTGATGGAGCAGTGGGCAAGACAACCATGATAATCAGCTACATCTTCAATGGCTACAACAGCGAGTACAAGCAAACAGCATTTGATGTTTTCACTG GTCTAATTCATGTGAATGGAGTTCCTATCCGTTTGAAATTAATTGATACTGCCGGACAG GAAGAATTTGGCCACCTTCGCTCTCTCTGCTTTCCCCATGTGGATGTTTTCATCCTCTGCTTCAGCCTGGTCAATCCACGCTCCTTTGCCAACATCTCCTCCAAATGGATCCCACAGATCCGCACGGCCAACAGGACCTCTCCCATTGTTCTGGTGGGAAGCCAGTCAGACCTCTGTCACAATGTGGGCATCCTCATTCACCTAGACCACCAGAGAACCAGACCAGTAAGCAGTAAGAAAGCCAAAAGACTTGCTCACAGAATCAGAGCTCACAGCTTCATAGAGTGTTCGGCTTTAACTCAGCACAACCTCAAAGATGTGTTTGACCATGCTGTGTACGCTGCCTTTGAACAGAAAGACTCCAAATCTAGAAAGTTTTCTTTGGTCAGACGTTTGAAGTCTTTTTTGGACAGTATTGGAGGAAAGtga